A part of Fimbriiglobus ruber genomic DNA contains:
- a CDS encoding DUF1559 domain-containing protein, whose protein sequence is MRSVLTRSSRGAFTLIELLVVIAIIAILIGLLLPAVQKVRMAANKARSSNDLKQMVLGVHNFESANGVLPVSSVITVEDPTMSGYVHYQIYPYVERNSAVYRCAADPSSETASTVTSYMQNGNVFTSPALRIVQLTAGTSNLLAFGPIYRNCNGTLVLWEQTLSQGLVPNIGTFPTTVTNPVLYQVPSTSCTTAAFVTPFPIALFAFCDGSVRGLGAAATTTTFMNQIMNPTNAQPVTFPD, encoded by the coding sequence ATGCGTTCGGTTCTTACCCGATCGTCTCGCGGCGCATTTACCCTGATCGAATTGCTCGTCGTCATTGCCATCATCGCCATCCTTATCGGGCTCCTGCTGCCGGCCGTGCAGAAGGTCCGGATGGCCGCCAACAAGGCCCGATCGTCGAACGACTTGAAACAAATGGTTCTCGGCGTCCATAACTTCGAGAGCGCCAACGGGGTGCTGCCGGTGAGCAGCGTCATTACGGTGGAAGACCCGACCATGTCCGGGTACGTGCATTACCAGATCTACCCGTACGTCGAGCGCAACTCGGCCGTGTACCGGTGCGCCGCGGACCCGTCGAGCGAGACGGCCAGCACCGTCACGAGCTATATGCAGAACGGAAACGTTTTCACGAGCCCCGCACTCCGGATCGTGCAACTCACGGCCGGGACGTCGAACCTGCTGGCTTTCGGCCCCATTTACCGGAATTGCAACGGAACCTTGGTCTTGTGGGAGCAGACGCTGTCGCAAGGCCTCGTACCCAATATCGGCACGTTCCCCACTACGGTGACCAACCCGGTGCTGTATCAAGTCCCGTCCACGAGTTGTACGACCGCCGCGTTCGTGACCCCGTTCCCGATCGCCCTGTTCGCGTTCTGTGACGGGAGTGTCCGGGGGCTCGGCGCGGCGGCCACGACGACGACGTTCATGAACCAGATCATGAACCCCACGAACGCCCAACCGGTCACGTTCCCGGATTAA
- a CDS encoding alpha/beta hydrolase produces the protein MSAKKVGLTLVGLLLCVGSVGAFWLLLRPRDTTGLVYTTPAGGDPLTLDIDYPLAARGPLPVVVFVPHDPNWHPDFKQEDRIRLAIEVFTRAGYAVATIHYRSPGKTPFPGPIQDGKAAVRFLRANASKYGLAADRIGVMGASAGGYGACMLGTTGPADGFDPPDGPADVSCRVQAVAALAAPVDLTKKTWPDLAEKMYLRPFLGAGYDENPAAYRKASPGTYATPDDPPFLLLHSPSDGVVNIAHSRAFADQLKRGGVEVVLTELSSGVTVHIAKGQELEQTIQQVVPFFDKYLKR, from the coding sequence ATGTCCGCGAAGAAGGTCGGGTTAACGCTGGTGGGATTACTTTTGTGCGTGGGGTCCGTCGGGGCGTTCTGGCTCCTGTTGCGGCCGCGGGACACGACCGGATTGGTTTACACCACGCCGGCCGGTGGCGACCCGCTCACCCTCGACATCGACTACCCGTTGGCCGCGCGGGGGCCGCTCCCGGTCGTCGTGTTCGTACCGCACGACCCGAACTGGCACCCGGACTTCAAGCAAGAGGATCGCATCCGGCTGGCGATCGAGGTGTTCACCCGGGCCGGGTACGCGGTCGCGACGATTCACTACCGGAGCCCCGGGAAGACGCCGTTCCCGGGGCCAATTCAGGACGGCAAGGCGGCCGTGCGTTTTCTCCGAGCGAACGCGTCCAAGTACGGACTGGCCGCGGACCGGATCGGGGTGATGGGGGCGTCGGCGGGCGGGTACGGGGCGTGCATGCTTGGGACGACCGGGCCGGCGGACGGGTTCGACCCGCCGGACGGCCCGGCCGACGTGTCGTGCCGGGTCCAGGCGGTGGCCGCGCTGGCGGCCCCGGTCGACTTGACCAAGAAGACGTGGCCGGACCTGGCCGAGAAGATGTACCTGAGGCCGTTCCTGGGGGCCGGTTACGACGAGAACCCGGCCGCGTACCGGAAGGCGTCGCCGGGGACGTACGCGACGCCGGACGACCCGCCGTTCCTGCTCCTGCACTCGCCGTCGGACGGGGTCGTCAACATCGCCCACTCGCGGGCGTTCGCCGACCAGTTGAAACGCGGCGGGGTGGAGGTCGTACTCACCGAACTGTCGTCCGGCGTGACCGTTCACATCGCCAAGGGTCAGGAGCTGGAACAGACGATCCAACAGGTCGTCCCGTTCTTCGACAAGTACCTCAAGCGATGA